The genomic stretch ATGTGAGCTGTTTAAAAAAGCATTTGGGAACACAAGTGACTACTGCAACAACTCTTCCAGAAGTAAGTGATGATGGCATGGTGATGGAAGCCCCCTTTGCAGTGTTGAGTAGAAGAATGTACGAGAGAGGGAATACTACTGGAGTCCAAGTGCTACTACAGTGGGAAGGCCATACTAAAGAAGAAGCAACTTGGGAACATTatgatgtttttgtttctccATATCCTGATATCAAATTCTAAAACCTAGTGAACAAGGTTTTGCTTGAGCGAGGGGTAATGTTATGATCTGTGATTAGCTCAATCACAATCAGGGACTAATTAGTTAATGGGGAGTAATTAGTTAAGTAGTTTTGGCTTCCAACTGGCAAGTGATGTATAGACTGTATATGCACACACATTGGGTGTGATTTTTGCCAATGGTCATTTTGAATTAAATGTAGTATTACAAAAACAAGTGGAGCTCAGCTCTCCtctccttccttcttcttcctccattgTTACTGTGATACTTGCAGGTTGAGTAAGGGTTAGATTTGGGTCATAACAATCCACAGAGTAAGAACATGAAAGCTACTCTGTGTGAGATAGCGATAAAAATCCAGGGTAAAGTCCCAATTCTGACTTACCAAGTTAccagtataaatatatattctaGCAGCGTGATTCGATTCCAATGTCACTTGTGTGCAATCGATCTTTCCGCTTTATTAGTTTTGTCCTTTTAATAGCTTTTTCCATGTTACCTAACTCATCTTTCAGGGAAATATGCATGATTTTCCTTTCAGATACAATCTGTAAGAGACGTCAACTAAACTCATCATCTGCAACAAAAATAACCCTAACGATCACAATTACTTTCTCAAGGGAGCAATTCATGTTTAAGGAAAGGCTTCCTTTATTCTTCTTGTTACAATATTACATATATTTACGTATCTCACTTTCTataacacaaacacacacatacatataataACAGATCTAAGGTATACAAAGAATTCCTCTATCTAACTTGGAAGTTGAGTTTCCTAATGCAGAAGGCAAACATGAAGGCGAAGAAGACTCCGAATCCAACTAGAACTCCAGCCACTGGTCCCTTGAAATCTGATTTAAATCCGTAACGGTCTTCTAGGTACCATTTCACAGTTGGGTCAGGTGTATACCCAGGTGCTGTAATGGTCTTCTCAATGTCACCATACTGTGTCACAATCAATCCATACACCGTCCATGCCACGGGACATATCCAGTAGTACCAAATCCACCAATTGGGTATTTTCTGAAAATTCAAAAGATAAAGAATTCGTGTTAACATACTTTTATAACGAGTTTTAGTCACTTCATCACCGCTGGGGACAAAAATCGAATCACCAACTGTTAAATCAAAATCCGATAGTTGAGATGCAAACTCGATTCAGAACACTTAACCATTGGATTTTAATCAGTTGGAAAGTGATTGCTGTGATTTTGTTGATCAATTTAGACCAATAAATCACAGTATCATTATAATCCAATTTAAGTTGAAGTATATGCTTGTGGGAAGAAGAATGCTAGTACTTACTGGTCTTGGAATGAAGAAACCAGAGAAGAGATTGAAGACTGAATAGAAAGCTGCGGCGAATATGGCTGCTACTTGGTGGTTCGGTGTGATGGAAACGGTCATCATGCCATAGTATGTGAAgtaaaggaaggagaagaagttgATAAAGAAGAACCAGAAGAATTTTCCTACTTCCCATTGGAAGCTCACCATAGCATACACTATCAGTGTATAATACGTGGTCTGAAGAAACACATATGGTATTTCAATAATGACCTGCATGTCATACAAATGGTTTATTTGCGTCAGTCAGATGACAATTTTTTCTATAGCAACAAATATCGATTTATAATAGTGTTGTATATGAAACTAGGATCAATACTATATATGTGCAAAATGTGAGTTAACATAAGTATTTATTCTCCCTTCACCTGTGCCAGTGCATAAGGTAATGCAGAGTACATCCCAGCAGCTCTTTCTCGATAAAAAACTGTTCTTTCAATGGCAACAATGGGTTGCACCGTTGTGCAGTTATCAAATCCAACGAAAAAGACAGCAGCGTACATAGCCCCGATAACCATGGTCAAATTAGAACTGCTTTCCCTGGATAAGGAGAAATATGTAATTAGCAAAAATTGGTGTATGGAAACTCTTGAACGAAAACTTTTATAGTCAAAATAATGAGTACTAGTTGAAGTTTGAAATAGTTAAGCTTTGAGATAAGCACACACATTTTTGAGCCAACATCCCAGAAAATAGATCCAACGAGAAGGGCTGCTGCCAAGGTAAAAAAGAATCTGACAAGGTTATAATCAGGACTTCTCCAATATGTCCACCACTGCTTCCAGAGGCAAGACTGGAATTGCTTCCATGACGACTGAGAAAACTGAGTGGGAAAATAGAGGTCGTTTGCTCGTCCTGGTGGTGTGCTCAACTCATTTACTAAAGCTTTGTTTCTCCTGGTCATAAATATTGGAATATAAGTTTTATATTTTCCAAAAACCAGCCAATTCCGAACACTGCAACAAAATAGtattatttacaatttttttctacTTACTGATACAAGGCAGATGATTTGTAGTATTGAGCAAAGTCCATTCCAAGCCGGACCTCAATTGACGTTGAGCTCGCCTCAAGCATCCATGTAGCTGGATTGTACTTCTCTTTGATTTTTGGCACGCCAGGAACCGCCTGGAATTAAGTTGGTAAGTATACACTTGGATGACAATGCCCTTGATTATTTCTCTGTGCAAAATTAAAATACGAAAAAAGTTGCACGCAGATAAAATACCTCAAAATATTCAACAATCTTGTGAGAATTGCGGCCCAGTGGTCCTAAGTAGATAACTTGTCCTCCTCTCTTCATCAGTAGCAGCTCATCGAATGCCTCAAAAATATCTATGCTAGGCTGATGAATTGTGCAAACAACTGTTCTCCCAGTGTCCACTGTATTTCTAACAGTCCTCATAACGATGGCAGCTGCCCTTGCATCAAGACCTGATGTTGGTTCATCCATGAAAATGATTGAGGGATTGGCAACAAGCTCAACTGCAATCGTTAACCTCTTTCTTTGTTCTGTTGACAGCCCTGAAACTCCTGGAAGCCCTACTAAGGCATCTTTAAGATTGTCCAGCTCAACCAGTTCCATCACTTGATCTACAAAAATCTGCAAACATATATAGTATATGCAGTTCAGCATTTAAATAATTGCACTATGCTTTGTTCAGAGAAGCAGTGCAAGTCAGGGTTTTACCATCTTTTCctcgttgctgacttctttaggGAGTCTAAGGAAAGCTGAGTAAACCAACGATTCTTTGATAGTGACTTGGGGTGAGTGGATATCAGTTTGTTCACAGTAACCGGAAATTCTTGCAAAGGTTTCTTGCTTCTTAGGGTACCCGGAAATTCTAATGTCACCTTCAATGTAACCTCCGGTCTTTCTTCCTGCTAAGACATCCATCAAAGTTGTCTTCCCAGCCCCACTTACCCCCATTAGGGCAGTCAAGACCCCAGGCCTAAATGCACCAGTTACTTCACGAAGTAGTTGCAGCCTGTCCTCTGCTACTCcttcctccttcatttcctgTTATAGTTAACTAAGTTAGCTAATTAAGTAGTGAAGTTGGACTACAAGATAATGTTTTAGATAAACAAAGAGTGAAatacagaaaaagaaatattacaGCGGGCATGTCCACGAAATAATTAACACTGTCGAAGGACATTGCAAGAGGAGTGAAAGGTAGAACCATTCCTCTCTTGGGGGCAACGCCACCGGAGACTTCGAGAGATGAATCAGCATTTCTATCTAGTCCACTAGAGCTGGATCGACTGCTCATTCGTCGGACTTCCATTTCTCCTACAGAAAAGTTTAATTCAGTAAGAAACTCGGATAACAATATGCTCACATTACACTAGACgatatttttctgtttcttactTGTATTGTTTCCATCAGTAGAAGATAATGATCGAGGCAATGAAACATTCTTGGATGGGGGTCTTCTCAGTCTTGGCTCTTCCTTTGATTCTTCTTGGTCTAGCTCCATTTCGTTTGCCGCCTCTTCAGATATGATGGCTTGTGGCTTTCCAGGAGCtaatttattaaaacaaaaccatgaaaaaCTGTAACTTTAAAAGTACAAATGAAAGAAGTTCCGTGAAGACATAAAAAGGAATATTGACTCTTACGACTTAGGTACATAAGGGAGACCGTATAAAGGGAGTTGAAGAGAACAATAAACCCCAGAAGAGCGCCAGAACCAATCCAAAACCAGTTTTTGTTGTGGTAAACATCAAAGTTATTAAGCACTGTCTCACCCACCCTGGTAACATTATCTAAAGCCTGCAGCACAAGGAAGTTCGATGCAGAAGCTTAGCCTTTTTGTTAAGTTATTAAACAAATGTAGCTCATGAATGACGTGTGCAAGGAAGAGCTTAAGTTTATCATACCAGTTTGTTCATCCACCTCGGAGCATACATTTCATTTACAGAGATAGCATTGAAGCCATATGTCAAAGGTGAAATCCAGTATGCCCACGTCCACCAGTTTGGAATTTCACCTGTCACAAATGAAGCAACTCCTTGAATATTCCGTGAAATACTAATTTGGTCCCTTTTTGCTAGTTTttgactattttttttaaaactaaatttgcaaCTCAAACTAACCTCTTGGAATTATGAAACCTCCAAGCAAGAAAAGAATTAGAAGAGTAAGAGTCCCGCCGGTGTTCGATATGATCATGGTCCTGCTAACTCCAGCAATAAGCCTAAATAGCGCAGATGCCATTTGTTGCATCAGAAATATCAACAATAGTTGCTTGAAAAACCTGCAAATATTTTGACAGTTGCTTAGTATCTCAAGGACAAGAAACTTTTCAAAGTAATAAGATTTTGTACCTAATCAAAGAGTAATTTGCAATTTTATTAACTTACCTACACGTGTGTTTATAATATTGTACCTAATCAAAGTAACAAGATTTTGTGCCTACGTATCTATTCAAAACTACATGAAATAGTTTACCTAACGATGAAAGGACCAACATAAAAACTCAATAAAGCATTTGGTTGATTAAAAAACTATGTTATTCAATGATGGAAAACTAAATAGTTTACCTAACGACGAAAGGACCAAcataaaaattcaataaaacatTTGGTTGATGAAAAAACTATGTTATTCAATGATGGAAAACTAATTTACGAACAAAATATATAGAAATGAAATTAAGCAGGGACAAATGTGGTACCTGCTAGCTTCAGGTGCAAATCCAATGGTGTAGTATGTAATGCCTATGAAAACAGTAGATTCTATGATGGATATAGGAATCCCAAGCAGGACAGATGGGAGAGTGAAAGTCCAAGCAGGGTGGAAAAGAAGGTCTCTATGCTTGTAAAACACAGGAAGTCTTGCAATGGTCAATGAGAGCTCAGCAAACCCATTAAACATGTTAATGATTAGGCAATATATAAGTGCACCAACATAGAGTGCTCCATCATTTTCATTTCTAGTGTCCATTTCGGTCCTCAAAAACACTGTCGCCGTTATGATTGCCCCTATTATAATTTGGACAGTCttgaaaatgtaaataaatgAGTTCCTCTGCATGAGCAGCCATTCTTTGTCAAAACATGCTTTGAGAAGCTGCATTTTGGGCATTGAATATGTTTTGAATACAAGAGCTGCTTTGTGGCTTTGAGCCTTGTCGAATGGGATTGAGAGCTCATCCGCTATACTCATGCCCACATGGAAACGCTTGAACCGGTTTGCAAATTCTGTGACCGATACGTATCTGTATGGAGTCCTTCTGTCTGCCCAATACTGCTCCTGGTCTTTTCTTGAGGTAACCTGAAAAGGTTAGACAGTAGTTATGGGATGTAAAGGCTTATAACAATATGAAATTGGATTAGCAAAGGCTTATTACAAttgttcaccaaaaaaaaaaaaaaaaggcttattACAATTTCTTGGACTATAAGTTTTTATATAAGCAATTCTAGGGTGTGGCTGGAAGTCTGAACTCCAGACTTCAGGTGCAGTGACAAATGCTTTTAAACGCTACAACCCCTTGGTTTGGGCTAGAAGTTGGGAGAAAACTTAAGGTACAGTCAAACTagttatatacaattatatatcaTGACTGGTCACGTGATAAAAGATAAATAGAGACAAATAGGTAAATGTGTGCAACTGGTGGTAGGGAAGATTTTCTCATAAGAGAGTCTTAAGCAATATGTCACTTGCTCCTAATTTTTAATAAGATGTGTCACCACCTATTAAATTAATGTGAGACTTGATCGTGATTTTACCTCTTGCAAGAAATCGGCAGTTCCCTTTCTCTCAGGGCATCGAAATCCACATGTCTCAAAGAATTCTAATATGTGCTCACGTGATCCCTGGTAAACGATCTGGCCTTCTGATAAAAGGATGATATCATCAAAAAGATCAAATGTCTCAGGAGCAGGTTGGAGTAAAGACATCAAGATCGTAGCCTCAGTGATGTGTACAATTTGTTGTAGGCACTTCACAATTTGGAACGTCGTGGAGCTATCGAGACCCGTTGAAATCTCATCCATGAACAATGTTTTAGTAGGTCCAACAATCATCTCACCTGTAATTGACCGTAATAATTTACTTTCTCAACACATTATACATGTACAAGGCAATGTATACAATTTAACATTTACACGTTTGACGCTCATATACAGTATAgcattttttgctttttttttatataaaaagaaaatacaagaatATAGCAATTAGCTTACGATTTAGAATGACTcgtataaaattatttaaaaggtATTTGTTATACTATTATTCATCTAAAATTTAGTTGTTGCTTATCAAACAGTATTGAAAAATCCCGTTGAATACTGTAAAGACATTTCTTTTCAAAGTGCATTAAAATTCCAGTTCTTACGGTATTGATGACTTTGCAAAGAAAATTCGAAGTGTGACACCACCCAAAAGTATCTTTGGTCTACAACATGAGACCATATGATCACGACCCTATTGAGAATACATTTGCTCACCACCTTCACGTGGTGATGATGCTCTACTTTATTTATCACTATTAGATGAGTTCAAATCTCGAAATATATGTAGTGgacaaatcttaaaatttaaactcatcaaatGATAATAAATAAGGTGATGAGTAATACCACAACTTGAGAGTGATGAATAAAATATGCTccaaattctaaacaaaatcaGAAAGACAAGAAAAGGTTGGAATTG from Pyrus communis chromosome 7, drPyrComm1.1, whole genome shotgun sequence encodes the following:
- the LOC137739963 gene encoding ABC transporter G family member 35-like, with amino-acid sequence MEGTEKPKGSEPHHQKRHSRSGSISRSLSRASWRMEEVFATATHSRRSSQADEDEEALTWAAIEKLPTYDRLRTSIIKSLGETEHQGVHKQVDVLQLDMDDRQNFIQRVFKVAEEDNETFLKKFRSRLDNVGIKLPTVEVRYEHLTIEADCHVGTRALPTLPNVARNIAESALGLIGIKLTKQTKLTILKDVSGIIKPSRMALLLGPPSSGKTSLLLALAGKLDSSLKVKGEITYNGHRLNEFVPRKTSAYISQNDLHVGNMTVKETLDFSARCQGVGTRYELLTELARREKAAGIYPEPEVDLFMKATAMGGLENSLITDYTLKILGLDICKDTIVGDEMQRGISGGQKKRVTTGEMIVGPTKTLFMDEISTGLDSSTTFQIVKCLQQIVHITEATILMSLLQPAPETFDLFDDIILLSEGQIVYQGSREHILEFFETCGFRCPERKGTADFLQEVTSRKDQEQYWADRRTPYRYVSVTEFANRFKRFHVGMSIADELSIPFDKAQSHKAALVFKTYSMPKMQLLKACFDKEWLLMQRNSFIYIFKTVQIIIGAIITATVFLRTEMDTRNENDGALYVGALIYCLIINMFNGFAELSLTIARLPVFYKHRDLLFHPAWTFTLPSVLLGIPISIIESTVFIGITYYTIGFAPEASRFFKQLLLIFLMQQMASALFRLIAGVSRTMIISNTGGTLTLLILFLLGGFIIPRGEIPNWWTWAYWISPLTYGFNAISVNEMYAPRWMNKLALDNVTRVGETVLNNFDVYHNKNWFWIGSGALLGFIVLFNSLYTVSLMYLSPPGKPQAIISEEAANEMELDQEESKEEPRLRRPPSKNVSLPRSLSSTDGNNTREMEVRRMSSRSSSSGLDRNADSSLEVSGGVAPKRGMVLPFTPLAMSFDSVNYFVDMPAEMKEEGVAEDRLQLLREVTGAFRPGVLTALMGVSGAGKTTLMDVLAGRKTGGYIEGDIRISGYPKKQETFARISGYCEQTDIHSPQVTIKESLVYSAFLRLPKEVSNEEKMIFVDQVMELVELDNLKDALVGLPGVSGLSTEQRKRLTIAVELVANPSIIFMDEPTSGLDARAAAIVMRTVRNTVDTGRTVVCTIHQPSIDIFEAFDELLLMKRGGQVIYLGPLGRNSHKIVEYFEAVPGVPKIKEKYNPATWMLEASSTSIEVRLGMDFAQYYKSSALYQRNKALVNELSTPPGRANDLYFPTQFSQSSWKQFQSCLWKQWWTYWRSPDYNLVRFFFTLAAALLVGSIFWDVGSKMESSSNLTMVIGAMYAAVFFVGFDNCTTVQPIVAIERTVFYRERAAGMYSALPYALAQVIIEIPYVFLQTTYYTLIVYAMVSFQWEVGKFFWFFFINFFSFLYFTYYGMMTVSITPNHQVAAIFAAAFYSVFNLFSGFFIPRPKIPNWWIWYYWICPVAWTVYGLIVTQYGDIEKTITAPGYTPDPTVKWYLEDRYGFKSDFKGPVAGVLVGFGVFFAFMFAFCIRKLNFQVR